The Plantactinospora sp. KBS50 sequence TCGGCCCGCGGGCCGGTGGTGGCGACCTTCCACACCGCGATGACCCGGTCCCGGGCGCTCGCCGCGGCCCAGGGCATTCTCCAGGTGGTGCTGGAAAAGATCACCGCCCGGATCGCGGTGAGCGCGCTGGCCCGGCGGGTCCAGGTGGAACACCTGGACGGCGGCGCGGTGGAGATCCCCAACGGGGTGGCGGTGGCCAAGTTCGCCTCCGCGCAACCGCTGCCCGGCTGGCCCGGACCGGTCGGGCCGGGCTCGGGCGGTGCGGTGGGCTTCCTCGGCCGGTTCACCGAGCCCCGCAAGGGGTTCCCGGTGCTGCGCGACGCGTTCGTCCCGCTCGCCCGGTCCCGTCCGGGGCTGCGCCTGCTGGTCGCCGGCCCGGGCGACAGCGCCGAGCTGTACGCCGGGGTACCCGCCGAACTGCGCGACCGGATCACCCACCTGGGCCTGGTCAGCGAGCCGGACAAGGCCCGCATGCTGCGCAGCGTCGACCTGTACGTGGCGCCCAACACCGGCGGCGAGTCGTTCGGCATGATCCTCACCGAGGCGATGGCCGCCGGGACGACCGTGGTTGCCAGCGAGCTGGACGCGTTCCGCCGGGTGCTGGACGGTGGTCGGGTCGGCCGGCTGTTTCCGATCGGCGACGCCGCCGGGCTGAGTGCCGCCCTCGCCGAGCTGCTCGACGATCCGGCGGAGCGGCACCGGCTGGCGGCCTGTGCCGGCGAGGTGGTCGCCCGGTACGACTGGCCGGTGGTGGCCCGCCGGGTGGTGGAGGTGTACGAGACGGCGATCGAGGCCACCGACGGCCGGGTCGTCGACGAGGACTGGACCATGCCAGGCTGAACCGGGTACGGGCGTACCGCCGGGGGTCGGCGCGGCCGGCGCGGCCGGCGCGGCCGGCGGCGGATCGAGGGTGGGGAGGCGACACTACGATGCCGGGCATGTGGTGGTGGCTGGGCGCCCTCGTCGTGTTCGCGCTCGGCGCGTACCTGGCCTGGACCTCGGCGCGGGTGGACCGGCTGCACCGCCGGGCCGCCGCCGCCGGCCGGGCCCTGGACGCCCACCTGCTGCGCCGGGCGGCGGCCGCCGCCGTGCTGGCCGAGGAGCGGTACGCGACCGAGCTGTACGCGGCGGCGCGGATCGCCCTGGACGCCGGGCCGGACGAGCGGGAGGCCGCCGAGAACGATCTCACCCGGCAGCTGCGGCTGACCGGGTTGAGTCCGGACGAGCCCGCCGCCGCGGCGGTGATCGCCGCGAGCCGTCGACTCGCACTCGCCCGCCAGGTTCATACCGATCTGGTGCGCGGGGCGCTTTTCGCGCGAAATCGGCAGATTGTCCGACTCTTCCGGATGGCCCGCCAGCACGAGTGGCCCGGCTACTTCGACATCGACGACCCGATCCTGGCCATCCAGCCCGACCTGCCGGTGCGCTGACCGCCCGCCGACCCGGCCCGGGCCGGCGGCGTGCGGTGCGCCGGCCCGTGGGGTAATCCGCGCCACAGGGCAGGCCACCCGGGGCTGGATTGGCCGTGGGCCGGCGTTGGCCTGGAACGTAAAATCGTCTCCGGTCCGCCTTGTGACCACCGCACACCCCGCAACCCCGGCGGACCCCGCGCACCCGCGGACCCCACAACCCCGCAGACAGAGTGAGGACA is a genomic window containing:
- a CDS encoding glycosyltransferase family 4 protein — encoded protein: MRIGIVCPYSFDVPGGVQNHVTDLAEALIGLGHEVSVLAPAEEDAALPGYVVPAGRAVPLPYNGSVARIAFGPVSTARVRRWLARGDFDVLHVHEPLTLSISLLAVLSARGPVVATFHTAMTRSRALAAAQGILQVVLEKITARIAVSALARRVQVEHLDGGAVEIPNGVAVAKFASAQPLPGWPGPVGPGSGGAVGFLGRFTEPRKGFPVLRDAFVPLARSRPGLRLLVAGPGDSAELYAGVPAELRDRITHLGLVSEPDKARMLRSVDLYVAPNTGGESFGMILTEAMAAGTTVVASELDAFRRVLDGGRVGRLFPIGDAAGLSAALAELLDDPAERHRLAACAGEVVARYDWPVVARRVVEVYETAIEATDGRVVDEDWTMPG